TTTCCAGCATCGCACCCATTATCTTTCAGTGTTCTTAGTCATCAAACCTATGCAACATTCATTTCGAACTCAAAATTGAAGCCAAGCCTTATGTCAGTTCTTTAAGGTTTTTCAGCACTGCCAAGAGATGTACAGCAAGTGAACAGATTTTGTGAATACTTTTTGGGGGGCTGGTACAGTCTTTGTTcatttacaaatcaaatcaaatgtgtcTGTACATTTGGAGAGGGTCTCTTGTCATGGTAAATGCAAGCACAACAAAAAAACGGATATGTATGTGTTTGTCGGTCTGTATGTCCACCGGTGAAACAACCCGCTCGCTTTGAAAAGTTTGGATGGTGAAATGAATGGAGTTGCTGTTGAATTCACATGTTCTTAAAACTTAATGAATGTGTAGCCTTCTTTGctatgtaaaaaaacaacaaaaaaaaaaacatatgtaACATAACAGTGTAAATACTTGATTACCTTGCAACATTTTGATGACTTTTCTAGACAATTTGTAACTACTTGAAAATGAGTATTTTGTGTACAGTCTCTTTTGCATCAGAGCAGGTGTGTGTGGAGTTTATCATCAACGTTCTCTCCAGAGCTTGGAGAACTGATTCTGAAGATCACTGTACTAGTCTTACGTCATTTGTGATTCAATAAAAATCATGGTTATTTATTAATTAATGCAATGTGACTATCAATTATGGCTCTCTACTAACATAAACCTATCGATCTATTTCATTTTTTCCTTCCATTTTGTAACAGACGTTATACCATGTAACTGTTACATTTTATTTGGTATTTGTACAAAACATAGTGAAATAttaacacatatacacacaatacaTTGAAATAttaacacatatatatacatacacacacacacaatacatttaaTTAACAAATCCGTATAAATTATGCACGAAATGTCTACACTTTTCAATAAAAActgtaagaagccaaggtaactCCATTTTCTTGGCATAAAATATCCATACAAATAGTTGTACAAAATACTGTACAATTGAAAGAGCTGTGCAAAACAGCAAATAATTTCTAAGTATATCCTATAAACAGGGACGGCTCCGGGCATAAGCGATATAAGCGGTCGCTTAGGGTCCACTATATATTGTTTTGAACTCAGTCAggttctcaacttactgttgagatttagaatagtaaaatacacaaggtgcaagtttgaaatttggttgtgcatcagcagcttttctcttgttttgtcagtcactgacagtcactcaattagccattcCTGCAAACAATTTTTAGATTGCTAAGTTAGTCTAGCCACTCATCTAAACTTGTAGAAAATCATGGCCGAATTCCGACCGGGCCCAGGGCCCCATTAATCACTCTCACTCAGCTATCATTAACATGACaagtcatggcaaaatgagtagaatttaATGACATTATTATAAAATGTCAACATTTTCTCTCCACACCATGGTAAAATTGGTAGAACTGCAGAAaaattgctttaaaactgcaaaaatgtcttaCAACTCCATGGCAAAGTGAATAGAATTGCATGAAACGTGTTATAAAATTGCCACATTTTCTGTCCACCCCATGGCAAAGTGTGTAGACCTGCTGAAATCTTTCTTTATAACTGCAACATTTTACATTCGCcacatgtcaaaatgtgtagaattgaaggaaatgtactttaaaacgctgctgtcaagaggggggccacaaaaaaaaaatgtgcccTCTTGGTGGGGGTCCCTCAACAAAATCTCgccccccaaaaggctagagccggccctTTCTATAAAATAAACCCTGCAGTTATTTTTAAAAGAAATAATCACGGATGTAGCCTAAATTGATTTGACAGAAGTTCATTGTTTGAAAATATTGTGGAatatgaaataaatacatttatttttagtaGTTGAGTCTAAATTAAGGGATACAGCCTCTTGCAAACATGGTCACACTGGTACAGTTAACCTGTGGATAACCATTTTATAAACATATCTTTGAGTTTTTATAAATCAATTAAGAAACTGTGATCTCTTCTTCATCCGATTCTGAGAATTCCGAGTGTTTGCTGCAGAGAGATGGCGACGAGAGGTTCGATCCGCCGCTGTTGGACAGCTCGTGCCCCGCTGCGGGGGAATGGCAAAGGCCAGGCGCGCCTCTAACGCCGAATGGGTCCTCTTCCATCTCGTCCTCCTCCGCGGAGGACTTCTTGCCCACGTCGCTGAGGTCTGGGTGTGGGTTCGTTTTGGTGGGCAGGGTCTGCTCGCGACAACCTCCTGAAGACAGGAGCTCCCTCTCTTTCGAGTTCCTCCACTTCATTCTGCGGTTCTGGAACCAGATTTTAACCTGGCGAAGGAGAAGGAATAGTATAACCAGTTAGTTCGGGTTTAAGTTTGTAGAGGTTGACTTTATTACAGAGTTTCAATAATACAAACAGTATCAACTTTAGCATGCCTATGCGTTAGAGTAATTAGCCCTGTGCAAATAAAAGTCAATGGTTTACCTGTGAGTCTTTGAGACCGAGCTTTGAGGCCAGCTTCTTTCTGTCTGGTTTGCTGATGTATTTCTGTTTCTGGAACATCTTCTCCAGAGCTTTGCGCTGCACGTCAGAGAACACCGCCCGTCTGAGCATCCCTCTCCTCGGCTTTCCTCTGTTGGCCAGTGGCCAAGAGAAGGTCCCGGGGATGGGCACGACCGATGAAGACGCtatagaagaggagagggggaaacgTTAATTCAACAAATAAACACTGTTCATTCATAAAACCATGCCGAAACGTAGCAATAGGCTTAAAATAAACGTTAAACTCGGTCCCCTGGAAGGCTATTTCTTTAGCCAACTAGCCTACTTTTTTTTACACTTGTGTACAAACTTTGCTGTTATGATTGAATATGCTTCTCCCCTTTGGCCGCGGAATACATCTCCTTTTTGAGTGAAATGGCACGAGGTGACTAATTAGCACATTGGTCGGTCCCCAGGCGCATTGGTATGGTAAAGAGGCAGCGTATCCTTTTAGGAACCCCGCGAGGGCGGATAGAGGAGTTAATAAACCGTGAACGGTAATTGTGTAGTAATGAACTAACGCAGAAAAGACTCTGGACAGGCTGCGAAGGCCATATATTATCGCAACAAAAGGAGATTTACACTTTCAAACTAAACACCACTGCATACCTGAATACTGATGCCGAGGGGCCCAGGGTGCATTTTTGTCTGCCCTCAAATCATTTTCATTAAATGAACACGAAAAGCTATTCAGGCCGCTCGAGCTGTTTTGTGAAGGTATTCAGCGCAGCCCATGAAAGGACCCCAACTCCATTATGGTTTGTCTGAATGAAAGCACGGACTAGCGACTTTATAGACTTTTCTAAGAGATTATTCTTTATCTCGCCCTGTTGATTGGCCCTAGAGTTTAAAAACTGAGAGACGAAGGGGGACGTGTAAAGCATGGTGTGTTTTTCAGGTTAGGGATATAGTAAAACACTGAAATGTTTTAATGTGCACTGATTCGATTATTGTTCGTGCAAAGAATACTTATTTCCAAGCCACTTAATTATAGCACACATGCAAATGTATGCCTATCTGTAAAGCCTACCATTTATTGACAAATAACTTGGGCTAAGACTACCTCCATATCCACAACTCATAGTTGCACTTCCCATAATCAGGCACATCAACAAGCTATGTGGTCTTGTGAGAATATTGAGAGCAGTGAATGGCGCCTAATAGGGAAATTAGTGTATGACTGGTCCACGCCTCTTGCCCGCCTGGTAGAAGTCACTCTGGGGTGCGTGGGTGGCTTGCGCCGGGGGGAGCTGACCAAATTGGTCATGATGCTGAAAGCATTGTTGGCAGCCAGTGGCCCAGTGCCCCTGCCCTGTGGGAAAACGCGGGACTGTGCGGAGGAGACTCCAAAAATGACCTTAAAGCATAAGACCGTGGGGGAACGAGCCCGACCCGCAGCCCGCCTCGAAATGAAACCGTAATGATTCCGGATAATTGGTTAATTAGCATTTGGGGAACAGAGGGCTGTATTAGCGACCAGTGATCTCAGCAGCAAGGAAGTCAGTGCAAATGGAATCAATTCCAACCACCCCGCCACACCCACTCTGAAAGCGCTGAAAAGTTCACAAGCTAAGTGCCTATACAGGGCATGTGCAAAAAGGTGCACATTTCAGAGCTTTGCAGAACGCATTCAAAGCATTATATCGAGTCCATTTGGAAAGTCGTTCTACAAAACATTTTGATATGAAAAGTTCTGAACGTTGTCCCAGGCGAGGGGTGAGTGTCAACTGTGCGCAAAGTGCAATTCAACGGCGTCTGAAAGTGCATGATGAGTTCTTTACCTGGGAAATATGTAGACCTGAAGAAGGCGGGGTGGAAGGATCCGTCGAAGTAGGGGAGAGAGAAGGCCTTGGGGTGCATACTGTGGTGGATGGCGGGGGGCAACGATGCTGTAGAGGAAAATAACGTGTCAAGGAACGCCAACAATCAAGGCAACACTCATGAAAAGACAAACATGTTTTTATCTGTTTTACAATATGCTAAGTGTATGAAACTGCTAAAATTACCCATTAGATAGAAGGTACAACATTCCCAACATCACACTTACCGGTCTTTGGTGATGGTGCAAGGATTGCGCTGACTCCAAATTTAAGATAAGTTGGGTCTTTACTACTCGGTTGTGACGTTTTCGGAGAGCGTGATTCACGCGTCGAGGCAGTTGGAGAGACGATGCGCTCCTGTGGCATGGCACTGAAGGACATGGTCGTGGTGGTTGTCGCCGGGGAGACGCTTGCTGAAGGGAGCGTCCGGCTGAAGTGGTACTCCGCCGGCCTGCTTATCCGCAGCAGGTCCTCCACAAGAAAGCTGGAGTGGGTTGGAAACGCGTTCTGCAGAGACCGTTGGAACGGCAAGGAGGCGGAGGGGCGGTAAAGGCCTGGGTACATCGCATTAGGCGCAAGGACGCTTGGGATCATCATGGTCCCGTCTGTATTATAACGCAACACGAAACGATCTGTTGAAATACTCCGTCAAGAACAAGTGAGGATCTGATAGGTTCCAATCTGAATGACTAGCTTTACTCCTCTGGCCATCTACTCTGGGGAGAGGCGTTTTTATAGCAGGCTACCCCAAAGATCCTTTCAGAACTGTCAGCCTCAACAATGAGGTTCAACAAAGTTCTCTACATGGGTCGCTTTCAAGCGCCGTCCCGGGATCGCTGATTGGCTAGAGAGTGCAATTTATGATTGGATTAGACTTCATAAGCAAGGAACACACAATGTCCCTTCCACAAAAGAGCCATAGTCATCAATTTTGCATATTGACCACGTTCCATTGAGGCGCTGCGATTGGGTTTTGTTTGGTGGAGACGCGCGCAGGCTAATTAAAAAGCTATCCTAAAAGATTCAAACATCATTTGGAGCTTCTGAATGAGGGCTTAACCGGAAGAAGCAGCTATATTTATTCGGCTCCCCTGCTGTGTTTTAATGGATCAAAAGTCCTAATGAAAGCTATAGCCCACTAAAAATTACAATTGAATGCAGTTGAGTTTATACCACATTGCTTAGGCTATAATAACGCGATCATAACGACGACGACAACCATTCATTcgtattacaacaacaaaatataatgAATAAATATTGCATGAATGCATAAATAATATAGGCTATGAATATTGACAATCATTTTCACAATCATGATAACAACGATAGGCTAAGTCTAATCGCCATGGTTTCATTTAGCAACCTTTATAACTACCCTACTTTAAAATGTGAATTTATTTAGGAATATGCGGATTGCGTAAAATATCCACTGGCTTCGCGTTTCATCGGATTCTCAACACTCAATCTGGACCTCGTCATGGAATAATGTCTTAAACGGATTTCTGCTCTCGGAACGCTTTAACAGATGTGTTAAATATCACGGGCTTTGCAAAATCTTCATTCAGTGCGCCAGACGTAGACCCACTGCACATTTGAGCGGAGAGAAGTGTGCGGCCCTAACCGCGTACTGCTGATCCTGTTAACCATGAACTAACTGTCACCATCAGCTGCCATGGCGCCCCTCTCTCGCTTTCATAAAGCCCTACTGGAATAAAAGCTTTATTTCTATAGACGGGGTTTGTTCTGCTGTTTTAACCAGCTGAATAAAAGCGCATCTATGATTTGATTTAAAACGCATTCATATGAGCGGACATTGAAAGCTGGTATAAAACTCACATTAAAGCGGGATTTGAGCCTGTTACCGTCGCGTTTAGTCTGCTCTGTCTTTAACCAGGCATTAGCGTTAAAATAAATCAATTTCCAAACAGAAATTCATTCATGCtaccattttttgttgttggacgAAATAGTGTATAGACTAAAATAGTAAGCATATTTAAACAATGTCAAACGAATagttgagtaaaaaaaaataaaacatagccAATTGACATATTTGTTTATTAAAAGCAAAACAAAAATATAGGCTAACGAAATAAAATAACATATTAGGTAAGGAAaatgggatacctagtcagttgcacaactgaatgcattcaacctaCCAGAAATGTTTAATTCATATTAGCCTAAATACATTATCATCAAGTTAGGCTATAATTTGCTTTCGGGACAAACAAGGTTAGCGAAATGTTTTAAAGCAtcaaaaacaaatgaaaaacgAATGTTATGATGTTAGTTTATACTTTCTTGCTTCATAGTTCAACGCATTACTTTAAGCACGTGATGTTTAATGTAGACTAAGTTTGATCAACAGTACAGCCATTATATTTATCCTATGTTTGATATAAATGTTATTCGAGTAATGATAGCCTAAGGGATTCAACATGAATCGAATGTAAAGTGGTCACAATCCGTTAATTAAAACGGAACGCCTCCGTGAAACGATTTCCTTGTGAGAGAAAGTGAACGCTTATCAGACGTGCGTTAGCCTTTCTGCttggcccccccaaaaaaggtctgcgcccccccccccccaaaaaaagagaaCCTGTAGTAACACCGTCACCATTCACCGCGAAAGTAACTAGACCTTCAAAGCTTTTTTATGAGCCTATATTTCTTTAGTTTGCTCAGAAAAATCCTCCCTTTGTGACTGCAAGCAGATGGTTTGCAGGAAGCCTCGATCACCGAGACTAATTTCTACTAGCTTTGCAAGCTTTCCACGTCTTGGCCTCTTTTTACCAAACAGAGCAAAAACAGCTGGCTCCGGCTGAATTAAAGCCATTAAAAGCACATCTCTAAAATATTACAGGACCATCCACCCCTCCCTCCGCTCTGTACCACCCTCGAATTGACACAAGACAGACTGCTTCTGCATTGAAACGGGAAGGGGTCTATGGAAAGACCCGGACCTCAGGTCCTTAACGCTGCCTCCACATCTCAAAACAATTGACTAAATAGATTAACTTAACCATTGTCTTGCGTCACTTTCTGCGTCGTTAAGTGAATGGGTTGAGTAAATATGTTACCCATGCATGAAGGCTTCTGTATGGCCCGTTACATTGTGTCCAGGGTCCGACAGGTGGTTAGCTGTTTATTATTCTACCGTTATTTTGATGGTGACGTCAAGGAAAAGGAACTCCCCATCTTTTCAGCGCGCGGATGGACAGATTGCTCTGACTGGTGCGCGTTCTCCTGTATGACACCAGCAATCTATCTACCCCTCTTCAGTGTCGCAAGAGGAGGTGTCCCGTTTCATTTTCCAAGTGGGGGAATTCTCTTTTCATCATTGCGTTATAGGCCTATACATTCGTCTAGGGGAACGTTTATTTCACTCTTTGACGAAGAATGAAGATGGTTGTGACACTGATTAAAATGATATCAGTCTTCTACAAAAACGTACCCTGTCTACTCTATTCATAAGTGCAGATAAAGAAGTGATTATAAACACAACAGCCCGTAGACATAATATGCTACCTTTTCTTAAACCAGTTATGAAAACAGCCCAAACATCCAAAGACTAGGTTACGCACAGCGGTTTGTTGACTTTCATTGCGTATCCAACGgctgtacatttcaattaacTAATCAACGTCCTTTAATGTAGCCTAACTTTATCTCAGAGAATCTACAATGCG
This region of Salmo trutta chromosome 29, fSalTru1.1, whole genome shotgun sequence genomic DNA includes:
- the LOC115167568 gene encoding homeobox protein DBX1-B-like; this encodes MMIPSVLAPNAMYPGLYRPSASLPFQRSLQNAFPTHSSFLVEDLLRISRPAEYHFSRTLPSASVSPATTTTTMSFSAMPQERIVSPTASTRESRSPKTSQPSSKDPTYLKFGVSAILAPSPKTASLPPAIHHSMHPKAFSLPYFDGSFHPAFFRSTYFPASSSVVPIPGTFSWPLANRGKPRRGMLRRAVFSDVQRKALEKMFQKQKYISKPDRKKLASKLGLKDSQVKIWFQNRRMKWRNSKERELLSSGGCREQTLPTKTNPHPDLSDVGKKSSAEEDEMEEDPFGVRGAPGLCHSPAAGHELSNSGGSNLSSPSLCSKHSEFSESDEEEITVS